One region of Rhodospirillaceae bacterium genomic DNA includes:
- a CDS encoding DUF3892 domain-containing protein — MTRIKGRNDGPGGRNEHYDIGNRKNVPRRSVVAEIKRGEHPDAHVVKINEREYARDNPDKLKSDNVNRGK; from the coding sequence GTGACACGCATCAAAGGACGAAACGATGGTCCTGGTGGCCGCAATGAGCACTATGATATCGGTAACCGAAAAAATGTACCCCGTCGAAGTGTCGTCGCTGAGATAAAACGTGGCGAACATCCTGACGCACACGTTGTGAAAATTAACGAGCGCGAATATGCACGGGATAACCCAGATAAATTAAAATCGGACAATGTAAACAGGGGCAAATAA
- a CDS encoding peptidase S24: MLLATVSGEKNPLSLPLYMSPVTAGFPSPAEDYIEGSLDLNAYLVPHPAATFILRVVGDSMTGAGILPGDLLVVDRSVEPAKGHIVVAALEGDLTVKRLTGSKDRWVLVAEHPDFPPIRVGPDRDCILWGVVTGVVRRME; this comes from the coding sequence ATGCTGCTTGCCACGGTTAGCGGGGAGAAAAACCCTCTTTCTCTGCCCCTCTATATGAGCCCGGTTACGGCGGGATTTCCCTCGCCCGCTGAGGACTACATAGAAGGAAGCCTTGACCTTAACGCCTACTTGGTGCCCCACCCGGCGGCGACCTTCATTCTGCGGGTTGTGGGCGATTCCATGACAGGGGCCGGAATATTACCTGGGGATCTTCTCGTTGTGGATCGCAGCGTAGAACCGGCAAAGGGCCATATCGTGGTGGCGGCCCTGGAAGGGGATCTGACGGTCAAACGTCTGACGGGAAGCAAAGACCGCTGGGTATTGGTTGCCGAACACCCAGACTTTCCACCCATCCGGGTTGGACCGGATCGTGACTGCATCCTCTGGGGCGTGGTTACCGGTGTCGTACGGCGTATGGAATAG
- a CDS encoding very short patch repair endonuclease — MADIVSPEIRSRMMRGIRGKDTKPELVIRSGLHALGFRYRLHVRVLPGKPDLVFPGRKAVIFVHGCFWHGHDCHLFKWPKTRRAFWHKKITTNRRNDEKHIAALREQDWRILVVWECALKGKTRLAPGRPVQQAARWLNGRALHKEILGHGVKR; from the coding sequence TTGGCTGACATAGTCTCTCCGGAGATTCGAAGCCGGATGATGAGGGGTATCCGGGGCAAGGATACAAAACCCGAACTGGTGATACGCTCAGGGTTGCACGCTCTCGGTTTTCGTTATCGCCTCCATGTAAGGGTGCTGCCGGGAAAGCCCGATCTTGTGTTCCCGGGCCGCAAGGCAGTGATCTTCGTGCACGGTTGCTTCTGGCACGGTCACGACTGTCACCTTTTCAAATGGCCGAAGACACGTAGGGCATTCTGGCACAAGAAGATCACAACAAACCGTCGTAACGACGAAAAGCACATTGCCGCCCTCCGGGAACAGGACTGGCGAATTCTCGTCGTCTGGGAATGTGCCCTCAAGGGGAAAACGCGTCTCGCCCCCGGAAGACCGGTCCAGCAGGCCGCCCGCTGGCTGAATGGCCGGGCGCTCCACAAGGAGATCCTCGGACATGGTGTGAAGAGGTGA
- a CDS encoding DNA (cytosine-5-)-methyltransferase yields the protein MEEYGFCTLREQNGLSINEAAELLEVNAKTIRRWENGETTPRKVYMEVLRHRLESRKVPEPETPPFTFIDLFAGIGGMRRGFETVGGKCIFTCEWDDYAQRTYRANFPDDHAIAGDITRISASDIPRHDVLLAGFPCQPFSIAGVSKLNSLGRDHGFMNKTQGTLFFEVLRILKHHRPAAFLLENVKNLRSHDKGNTFRTICGALEDDLGYNISFRIIDAKGYVPQHRERIFIAGFRDDTGFDFDRLEFKEPGKGPVLHSILHSPDEEAEGHYTGKMKNEYSGNATVVDDRYTLSDKLWNYLQAYAAKHKAAGNGFGFGLNTPDAKARTLSARYYKDGSEILIDQPGNNPRRLTPRECARLMGFDPDRETRMSIPVSDTRAYKQFGNAVAVPVVREIARYMAPHIMRINNPGELFENATSPGRSGPQERQLEIG from the coding sequence GTGGAAGAATATGGCTTCTGTACGCTCAGAGAACAGAATGGTCTCTCGATTAACGAGGCGGCCGAACTACTCGAGGTAAATGCAAAAACTATCCGACGCTGGGAAAACGGCGAGACAACACCCAGAAAAGTGTACATGGAAGTACTCCGGCATCGTCTGGAGAGCCGGAAGGTGCCAGAGCCTGAAACCCCGCCTTTTACGTTCATTGATCTCTTTGCCGGTATTGGAGGGATGCGAAGAGGGTTCGAGACGGTTGGCGGGAAGTGCATATTCACGTGTGAGTGGGACGATTATGCACAACGAACATATCGTGCAAATTTTCCCGACGACCACGCAATTGCTGGCGACATAACCAGGATCAGCGCCAGCGATATTCCCCGGCATGATGTCCTGCTCGCCGGCTTCCCCTGCCAGCCATTTTCAATCGCCGGCGTTTCCAAGCTTAATTCCCTCGGGCGCGACCACGGATTCATGAACAAAACGCAGGGCACGCTCTTCTTTGAAGTCTTGCGAATCCTGAAACACCATCGTCCGGCGGCTTTTCTGCTTGAGAATGTCAAGAATCTTCGCAGCCACGACAAAGGCAATACTTTCCGGACAATTTGCGGGGCACTTGAGGATGACCTCGGATACAACATCAGTTTCCGGATAATTGATGCGAAAGGATATGTGCCGCAGCATCGCGAGCGCATCTTCATTGCCGGGTTTCGTGATGATACCGGCTTTGATTTTGACAGGCTGGAATTCAAAGAGCCCGGAAAGGGCCCCGTTCTTCACAGTATCCTTCACTCGCCTGACGAAGAAGCAGAAGGACACTACACGGGCAAAATGAAAAACGAGTATTCAGGAAATGCAACCGTCGTTGACGACCGGTACACCCTTTCCGATAAGCTCTGGAATTATCTGCAAGCCTATGCAGCAAAACACAAGGCTGCTGGCAACGGGTTCGGATTCGGTCTCAACACGCCCGATGCAAAAGCGCGTACGCTTTCGGCACGCTATTACAAGGACGGCAGCGAGATACTTATCGACCAGCCCGGTAACAATCCGAGGCGCCTGACGCCACGTGAATGTGCACGGCTTATGGGGTTTGATCCGGACAGGGAAACCCGCATGTCCATCCCTGTCTCTGACACGCGTGCCTACAAGCAGTTTGGTAACGCGGTAGCCGTTCCGGTCGTCCGGGAAATAGCCCGCTATATGGCCCCCCACATCATGCGGATCAACAATCCGGGTGAACTTTTCGAAAATGCAACCTCGCCCGGCAGGTCCGGACCGCAGGAACGTCAGCTCGAAATTGGCTGA